From Pseudomonas arsenicoxydans:
CATGTCCCAGCACAACATTCTGGACATGCTTGAGCGTGGCGTGAAAGTCACGGTGAACTCCGATGACCCGGCGTACTTCGGCGGGTACGTGACCGAGAACTTCCATGCGCTCTACACCGATCTGGGCATGACCCAGGATCAGGCCAAGCGATTGGCGCAAAACAGCCTGGATGCCAGGTTGGTCAAACCCTAGTGACTGTTCGCTGACAACTGATCGTTCCCACGCTCCGCGTGGGAATGCAGCCCGGGACGCTCCGCGTCCCAAGAGCGGACGCAGAGCGTCCGGTGAGGCATTCCCACGCGGAGCGTGGGAACGATCATCAACAGTTAGATCGGGGTTGCCTCGGTCAGCTCTTCAAGCGTCTTGCCCCGCGTCTCCATCCCGAACACCCAAACCACCCCCGCCGCAATCGCAAAGCACATAGCCCCCAGCGCGAACACGCCGCCCTGCCCGGTGATAGGAAACACCAGCCCGGTCACCAGTGGTCCGAGTAACGAACCCACGCGACCAATCGCCGACGCAAATCCCGACCCCGTCGCCCTGGCCGACGTCGGGTACAACTCAGGTGTGTAGGTGTAGAGCACCGCCCACATGCCGAACAGAAAGAACTGCATCAACAGGCCCGAGGTAATCAACAAGCCGACATTGCCGCCAAACACTGCGCTCTGGCCGTAAAGAAACGCCATCACCCCGCCGCCGAGCAGGGTCACCACGCACACCGGTTTACGCCCCCAACGTTCCACCAGCCACGCCGCCATCAGGAAGCCTGGAATTCCGCCCAGGGAAATCAGCACCGTGTAATACACCGACTGCGTCACGGCGAAACCCGACTGTTGCAGCAATGCGCTGAGCCAGGACGTCAGGCCATAAAAACCCAGCAAGGCAAAGAACCAGACGCTCCAGATCATCATCGTGCGCTGGCGATACAGCGGCGACCAGATCTGGCGCAAGGCGGACAAAAAGTTGCCCGGCGTACTGGCCACGCGTGGCAGGGGAATCGGCTCCGGCAAGTCCGAACGCCCCAGCGATGCCCGGACTCGATGTTCGATCCCCAGCAACACTTTATCGGCCGCCTCATGCCGCCCGGCCTGTTCCAGCCAGCGCGGTGACTCGGGAATGAAAAAACGGATCGCCAGAACGAACACCGCCGGCACCGCCAACACGAGGAAGATGTCCCGCCAGCCAACCACCGGCAACAGGAAATACGACAACACCCCGGCCGCGACGAAGCCCAGCGGCCAGAACCCGTCCATCAGCGCAATGTAACGCCCACGCCTCTTGGCCGGAATCAACTCCGAGAGCATCGATTGCGCGATGGGAAACTCCATGCCCATGCCGATCCCCAACAGGATGCGGAACAAGGTCAGCGTTTCGATGCTCTGCGCCGTCGAGCACAGGTAACTGGCGATGCCCCACAACACGATGCTCCACTGGAACACCGGTTTACGGCCAAAGCGGTCGGCCAACATGCCGGACAGCGAAGCGCCGAGCACCATGCCAAAGAAGCTCGAGCTGGCCAGCAACCCGGCTTGCGCCGAGCTCAGGCCGAATTCGGTTTTAATCGAGCCGAGCAGGAAGGTCATCATCGCCAGGTCCATGGAGTCGAAGAAAAACGCCAAGGCAATGATGATGAAAATGATGCGGTGGTAACCGCTGATGGGCAGTCGTTCCAGTCGTTCTGCCGCGCTGAAGCCTTGTGTGTCCATGCCACATTCCCCCAATCCGGAAATCCCCGAATTCGAGTGTGCGCGATAGACCCTGTGGGTGATGGCTGGATGCGACCTGTCCGCAACTGCTAACGACGCCCGAGCTCATTGACAGCAGACATCGGGCACAAAAGGCTCTAAAGCGCAGCTTCCAGCTCGGTCTGCTTGGCGAAACGATGGATTTCTCGCTGTCCCGTGGCGGTGATCTGCAATGCCCGCGAGTCGCCGGGCAGACTCAACCAGCCCGACTGCATGAACAACTGCAACAGCGCCGCGCCGAGCGCACCGCCCATGTGCGGGCGTCTTTCGCTCCAGTCGGGACACGCGCAGGCGACTCTGCTGTTGCGATGGGCCAGCGCCTGGATAAATACACCGCGAGCGGCCAGTTGCGTGGAACCCTTGTGCGTGATCATCACGCGTTGTTCGAACTGCTCGATCCAGCCGGCATCGAGCAGGCGCTGGTAAAGATCGGAGGCCAGCGTGCCGCCCAGATGGTCGTCGCACAATCGGGCGCGTAACAGCGATGAGGGCGCTGCCTGAGATTTGGCGACGGGGTTGGCGCGCTTGAAAATGTCCGGCACTTCACGTGGTGTACTGGCCAGCGTTGCGCTGGCCAAGGCCTCGATGGCCGCGCCCACTTCAGGTGCGGCCAGGCGGAAAAAGCGTTTGCGTCCACGGATTTCGACTTTCAACAGACCTCCGGCGGACAAACGCCCAAGGTGTGCACTGGCCGAAGACGGTGACAGGCCGGCCAGCAATGCCAGCTCTTCGGATTGCCGCGCCGAGCCGTCCATCAAAGCCCACATCATTGCGCTGCGCTTCGGGTCAGCCAACAACGTGGCAATCTGGCTGATGCAAGGTGCATGTTCCATGTACTGGGGCTTGCTAAGCGTTAGGAATAGTCTAGCGTTTGAGCAGTGGTTTGAGCTTGGGAGCGCGTTGATGGAGCTTGTCTGGGCAACCGAAGATTTGGTGATTGCTGGGCGCCCATACCCAGGCTTACCGATTTTGCTCTGGGATACTATGGAGAGCTGTGTTCCTGCAAACGACTTCATTCGACACTACCTATTACGCGGAGCGATCGGCTCGAAGAAGTCATGGCCGAGCATCGGCCGTGCTTTGTACGATTTTTTCAGCTTCCTTCAGGCGCACGACCTGGATTGGCACGATGTAGATCGTGGCGAGGCAAAAAGTCTTGTTGCCGCCTATCGAGACTACTCCAAGGAAAAATGCGGATTAGCGACGACAACGATCAGACAACGGCTGCACTACATCTGTAAGTTTTACGATTACGCAAATACGCGCAAATGGGTAAGTCGGCTGCCATTTGGTTATGAAAAGAGAAACGTTAAAAACGCAACCCACGTCCTGGGCCAGATGCATGCCGGCTTTCGCAAAGCATTAGCGAACGACGCGATGCCTCGAAAATATCCAACGCTTCCGAAGTTCCTAAGCATCGACGAAGCGAGGGCATTGATAAAAGCTGCTGTAAATCCTCATCACCGGATGATTATCCGGCTCGCGCTTCAAACCGGCCTGCGACGGGAAGAGATCGCCACTTTCCCCGTTGCCTATATCTTCGATCCAGATCAAGCAGGCCGACGCGAACGCAACATTAGGATTCATCTCGATCCATACGACGGCCACGGCATGCTAACGAAGGGAGGAAAGCCGCGGGACATCTATGTTAGTCGTCGCTTCCTATCCGACATGTACCGCTACGTGATCCAAACTCGAGGTGAACGAGAGGGGTTAAGCAAAACAAAGCATCAGCAGTTGTTTCTGAATCAATTTGGCAAGCCCTATGCCAATGATGGAAAGGGGCTCAGGCGCATAGTGAACGATATTGGCAAGTCGGCGAATGTTGAGGTCTGTCCTCACATGCTGCGCCATACCTATGCCACCCAAACCTTAG
This genomic window contains:
- a CDS encoding ArsR/SmtB family transcription factor: MEHAPCISQIATLLADPKRSAMMWALMDGSARQSEELALLAGLSPSSASAHLGRLSAGGLLKVEIRGRKRFFRLAAPEVGAAIEALASATLASTPREVPDIFKRANPVAKSQAAPSSLLRARLCDDHLGGTLASDLYQRLLDAGWIEQFEQRVMITHKGSTQLAARGVFIQALAHRNSRVACACPDWSERRPHMGGALGAALLQLFMQSGWLSLPGDSRALQITATGQREIHRFAKQTELEAAL
- a CDS encoding tyrosine-type recombinase/integrase, whose protein sequence is MELVWATEDLVIAGRPYPGLPILLWDTMESCVPANDFIRHYLLRGAIGSKKSWPSIGRALYDFFSFLQAHDLDWHDVDRGEAKSLVAAYRDYSKEKCGLATTTIRQRLHYICKFYDYANTRKWVSRLPFGYEKRNVKNATHVLGQMHAGFRKALANDAMPRKYPTLPKFLSIDEARALIKAAVNPHHRMIIRLALQTGLRREEIATFPVAYIFDPDQAGRRERNIRIHLDPYDGHGMLTKGGKPRDIYVSRRFLSDMYRYVIQTRGEREGLSKTKHQQLFLNQFGKPYANDGKGLRRIVNDIGKSANVEVCPHMLRHTYATQTLAVLQRVRGSIDPLVFLQRQLGHSSIQTTMVYLHLVNELADNAVLAYDDELNDSEGVKE
- a CDS encoding MFS transporter, which encodes MDTQGFSAAERLERLPISGYHRIIFIIIALAFFFDSMDLAMMTFLLGSIKTEFGLSSAQAGLLASSSFFGMVLGASLSGMLADRFGRKPVFQWSIVLWGIASYLCSTAQSIETLTLFRILLGIGMGMEFPIAQSMLSELIPAKRRGRYIALMDGFWPLGFVAAGVLSYFLLPVVGWRDIFLVLAVPAVFVLAIRFFIPESPRWLEQAGRHEAADKVLLGIEHRVRASLGRSDLPEPIPLPRVASTPGNFLSALRQIWSPLYRQRTMMIWSVWFFALLGFYGLTSWLSALLQQSGFAVTQSVYYTVLISLGGIPGFLMAAWLVERWGRKPVCVVTLLGGGVMAFLYGQSAVFGGNVGLLITSGLLMQFFLFGMWAVLYTYTPELYPTSARATGSGFASAIGRVGSLLGPLVTGLVFPITGQGGVFALGAMCFAIAAGVVWVFGMETRGKTLEELTEATPI